In one window of Azotobacter salinestris DNA:
- a CDS encoding cobaltochelatase subunit CobN yields MPSLLFLRRFGLVLLLGLLAPWASAAQLNAIVSRYSAAEFAGAVAQFQRDNPQWRISARTPEQLAELDEPALRAWLGEARALLGVGLFGAEVERLGPLLGQVAPADSFLMHSEHALVQLSRSRGQPLFGSRETVEALGRLRPQGELAGWIARQQAEHPHQADWIAARSYWQAGGIDNVAGLLAWLAARHDPDVKVPAVQARPSLRFQQHGALRGEDELTYSGDALVAVIDHGRADRAGDRELNDALCQRLESQGLSCVSLFADWGPGSLAAVRWLKEGRHPPLAAIVVLQDFVVGGGEGREEVTGLFEQLNVPVLKGLRLEDRDETGWQLSGDGLARDKVHYQLAMPELQGSSQATVLAAWHERQEDPRSGIRFGVAAPLPDQLDAFAARIQRWRALQQKANADKRLAIVYYNHPPGRHNIGADNLDVPQSLFEILTRLKAEGYDTGPLPASPEALLDLLQARGVNLPEQGDALAAMADQVQSLSAEDYRRWFATLPAALQAEMVQGPLGYWHAQLRRALDSGRSEIARGLFENGSGELHHVLDGVAHPARSRALNLLAQLETLYRAALETPGQADWTQAEALVQALAATGIEGLRGWGAAPGRVMVQGERLLLPGIRFGKVFVGPQPPRGWEIDQELLHANLVFPPPHQYLAFYHWLRDGFRADALIHLGRHSTYEFLPRRRAGLSDEDYPMQVVGDLPSIYPYIVDGVGEGIQAKRRGLAVMIDHLTPPLVATPLYDDLLRLRQLIESFEAGSGQVDGPARRATIAEIRRLIGSSGLEPELRQSMAEPLAARGIGFEQADDDLLVHELGHYLTAIQERFMPMGLHVFGKPWRQEAVDTLVRSMGEGGEAFRPALVDSPRAEMAALLNALGGRFVAPGKGNDPIRTPEALPTGRNFHALDSSLLPSRIGWRIGSEMAAKARVRPLPADGREAVILWASDTVRDEGAMIAFGLDLLGIEPQWNSRGIVEGIRLRELAPGEQRRDLLFTTSGLFRDLYADQLALLERAVLLALNASAERIRRDYPALRPALAEALAPLQGMGEGGSESLDDNRVAAHWVEDAAGRLKTGLSAGEAGRLAALRLFGVAPGAYGAGINRLVERSGSWQERGELARAYVTRMGHAYGLARQGEAAQAAFADNLKQVRRTYLGRSSNLYGLMDNNDAFDYLGGLSLAVEQLSGQVPENFVAWHNDPAQVRLQPLAQALLAELRGRFLNPAWIEALMRHDYAGARTMGSEFLEYLWGWQVTNPEIIGDSAWQEVKAVYLDDRYELGLADFLEQGQNVHVKSNMLALMLVAIHKGFWQADAATVQQLGEQFAHLVGAHGLPGSGHTRPDHPMLQWLLPQLPAELRAGLESRLQAAQLPASEAQVPSTLSELQPAEQDGTPEQGAQAQADKGESLAQAADEHLWLALAGLVLLLGLGIWRGRGPRVAKGV; encoded by the coding sequence ATGCCATCTCTACTTTTCCTTCGCCGCTTCGGCCTGGTTCTGCTGCTCGGGCTGCTCGCTCCCTGGGCTTCGGCAGCGCAACTGAACGCCATCGTTTCCCGCTACAGCGCCGCCGAGTTCGCCGGTGCGGTTGCACAGTTCCAGCGAGACAATCCGCAGTGGCGGATCAGCGCACGCACTCCGGAACAACTTGCCGAACTCGATGAGCCGGCTCTGCGCGCCTGGCTGGGCGAGGCCCGGGCGCTGCTCGGCGTCGGTCTGTTCGGCGCCGAGGTGGAGCGCCTGGGGCCGCTGCTCGGCCAGGTCGCGCCGGCGGACAGCTTCCTCATGCACAGCGAACATGCCCTGGTGCAGCTCAGTCGCAGCCGCGGGCAGCCGCTGTTCGGTTCGCGCGAGACGGTCGAGGCCCTGGGCCGGCTGCGCCCGCAGGGCGAGCTGGCCGGCTGGATCGCCCGCCAGCAGGCCGAACATCCGCACCAAGCCGACTGGATCGCCGCGCGCAGCTACTGGCAGGCCGGCGGCATCGACAACGTCGCCGGCCTGCTGGCCTGGCTGGCGGCCCGCCATGACCCGGATGTGAAGGTTCCGGCCGTGCAGGCGCGCCCGTCGCTGCGCTTCCAGCAGCATGGCGCGCTGCGCGGCGAGGACGAACTGACGTACTCCGGCGACGCGCTGGTCGCCGTGATCGACCACGGCCGCGCCGACCGCGCTGGCGACCGCGAGCTGAACGACGCCCTCTGCCAGCGCCTGGAAAGCCAGGGCCTTTCCTGCGTCAGCCTGTTCGCCGACTGGGGGCCGGGCTCGCTCGCGGCGGTGCGCTGGCTGAAGGAAGGACGGCACCCTCCGCTCGCCGCCATCGTCGTGCTGCAGGACTTCGTGGTCGGCGGCGGCGAGGGCCGCGAGGAGGTCACCGGGCTGTTCGAGCAGTTGAACGTGCCGGTGCTCAAGGGCCTGCGTCTGGAGGATCGCGACGAGACCGGCTGGCAGCTGTCCGGCGATGGCCTGGCGCGCGACAAGGTGCACTACCAGCTGGCCATGCCCGAACTGCAGGGCAGCAGTCAGGCCACGGTGCTGGCGGCCTGGCATGAGCGCCAGGAGGATCCGCGGTCGGGCATCCGTTTCGGCGTCGCCGCGCCGCTGCCGGACCAGCTCGACGCCTTCGCCGCGCGCATCCAGCGCTGGCGCGCCCTGCAGCAGAAGGCCAACGCCGACAAGCGCCTGGCCATCGTCTACTACAACCACCCGCCGGGCCGGCACAACATCGGCGCGGACAACCTCGACGTGCCGCAATCGCTGTTCGAGATCCTCACCCGGCTCAAGGCCGAGGGCTACGACACCGGCCCGCTGCCGGCCTCGCCCGAGGCGCTGCTCGATCTGCTGCAGGCGCGCGGCGTCAACCTGCCGGAACAGGGCGACGCCCTGGCGGCCATGGCGGACCAGGTGCAGAGCCTGAGCGCCGAGGATTACCGCCGCTGGTTCGCAACCTTGCCGGCGGCACTGCAGGCGGAGATGGTACAGGGACCGCTCGGCTACTGGCACGCCCAGCTGCGTCGCGCCCTGGACAGCGGCCGCAGCGAAATCGCCCGCGGCCTTTTCGAGAACGGCTCCGGCGAGCTGCATCACGTGCTGGACGGCGTGGCGCATCCGGCGCGCTCGCGCGCCCTGAACCTGCTGGCCCAGCTCGAAACCCTCTACCGCGCCGCCTTGGAGACGCCGGGACAGGCCGACTGGACGCAGGCCGAAGCGCTGGTGCAGGCGCTCGCCGCCACCGGCATCGAGGGGCTGCGCGGCTGGGGCGCGGCGCCGGGACGGGTGATGGTGCAGGGCGAGCGCCTGCTGCTGCCGGGCATCCGCTTCGGCAAGGTGTTCGTCGGTCCGCAGCCGCCGCGCGGCTGGGAAATCGACCAGGAACTGCTGCACGCCAACCTGGTGTTCCCGCCGCCGCACCAGTACCTGGCCTTCTACCACTGGCTGCGCGACGGCTTCCGCGCCGATGCGCTGATCCACCTCGGCCGGCATTCCACCTACGAGTTCCTGCCGCGCCGGCGCGCCGGGCTGAGCGACGAGGACTACCCGATGCAGGTGGTCGGCGACCTGCCGAGCATCTACCCCTACATCGTCGACGGCGTCGGCGAGGGCATCCAGGCCAAGCGCCGCGGCCTGGCGGTGATGATCGACCACCTGACCCCGCCGCTGGTGGCCACCCCGCTGTACGACGACCTGCTGCGCCTGCGCCAGCTGATCGAGAGCTTCGAGGCCGGCAGCGGGCAGGTGGACGGCCCGGCGCGGCGCGCGACCATCGCCGAGATCCGCCGGCTGATCGGCAGCTCCGGGCTGGAGCCGGAGCTGCGCCAGTCGATGGCCGAGCCGCTGGCGGCACGCGGCATCGGCTTCGAGCAGGCCGACGACGACCTGCTGGTGCACGAGCTCGGCCACTACCTGACCGCCATCCAGGAGCGCTTCATGCCCATGGGCCTGCACGTGTTCGGCAAGCCCTGGCGGCAGGAGGCGGTGGACACCCTGGTCAGGTCGATGGGCGAGGGCGGCGAGGCCTTCCGCCCGGCATTGGTCGACTCACCGCGGGCCGAGATGGCGGCGCTGCTGAATGCGCTGGGCGGCCGCTTCGTCGCCCCCGGCAAGGGCAACGATCCGATCCGCACCCCCGAGGCGCTGCCGACCGGGCGCAACTTCCACGCCCTCGACAGCAGCCTTCTGCCCAGCCGCATCGGCTGGCGCATCGGCAGCGAGATGGCGGCCAAGGCGCGGGTGCGACCGCTGCCGGCGGACGGCCGCGAGGCGGTGATCCTCTGGGCCTCGGACACGGTGCGCGACGAGGGTGCGATGATCGCCTTCGGCCTCGACCTGCTCGGCATCGAGCCGCAGTGGAACAGCCGCGGCATCGTCGAGGGCATCCGCCTGCGCGAGCTGGCGCCGGGCGAGCAGCGCCGCGACCTGCTGTTCACCACCTCCGGGCTGTTCCGCGACCTCTACGCCGACCAGCTGGCGCTGCTCGAGCGCGCCGTGCTGCTGGCGCTGAACGCCTCCGCCGAGCGCATCCGCCGCGACTACCCGGCCCTGCGCCCTGCGCTGGCCGAGGCGCTGGCGCCCTTGCAGGGCATGGGCGAGGGCGGCAGCGAGAGCCTGGACGACAACCGGGTGGCGGCGCACTGGGTGGAGGACGCCGCCGGGCGCCTCAAGACTGGGCTGTCTGCCGGCGAGGCCGGACGCCTGGCCGCGCTGCGCCTGTTCGGCGTGGCGCCCGGCGCCTACGGGGCCGGCATCAACCGCCTGGTCGAGCGCTCCGGCAGCTGGCAGGAGCGCGGCGAGCTGGCCCGCGCCTACGTCACCCGCATGGGCCACGCCTACGGCCTCGCCCGGCAGGGCGAGGCGGCGCAGGCGGCCTTCGCCGACAACCTCAAGCAGGTGCGGCGCACCTACCTGGGCCGCTCCAGCAACCTCTACGGGCTGATGGACAACAACGACGCTTTCGACTATCTCGGCGGCCTGAGCTTGGCGGTCGAGCAGCTTTCCGGGCAGGTGCCGGAGAACTTCGTTGCCTGGCACAACGATCCCGCCCAGGTGCGCCTGCAGCCGCTGGCGCAGGCGCTCCTGGCCGAGCTGCGCGGGCGCTTCCTCAACCCGGCCTGGATCGAGGCGCTGATGCGCCACGACTACGCCGGCGCGCGGACTATGGGCAGCGAGTTCCTCGAATACCTCTGGGGCTGGCAGGTGACCAATCCGGAGATCATCGGCGACAGCGCCTGGCAGGAGGTCAAGGCGGTGTACCTCGACGACCGCTACGAGCTCGGTCTGGCCGACTTCCTCGAACAGGGGCAGAACGTCCATGTGAAGAGCAACATGCTGGCGCTGATGCTGGTGGCGATCCACAAGGGCTTCTGGCAGGCGGACGCGGCCACCGTCCAGCAGCTCGGCGAGCAGTTCGCCCATCTGGTCGGTGCCCACGGCCTGCCGGGCAGCGGCCATACCCGGCCGGATCATCCGATGCTGCAGTGGCTGCTGCCGCAATTGCCGGCCGAGCTGCGCGCCGGCCTTGAAAGCCGCCTGCAGGCCGCGCAGCTGCCGGCGTCCGAGGCCCAGGTGCCGAGCACGCTCAGCGAGCTGCAGCCGGCGGAGCAGGACGGGACGCCCGAACAGGGCGCGCAGGCGCAGGCCGACAAGGGGGAAAGCCTGGCTCAGGCGGCGGATGAGCACCTCTGGCTGGCGCTGGCCGGCCTGGTGCTGCTGCTCGGCCTGGGGATCTGGCGCGGGCGTGGCCCGCGCGTTGCGAAAGGAGTGTGA
- a CDS encoding MotA/TolQ/ExbB proton channel family protein codes for MLDSAIFAWIHQLVGWLLEPVTVAMLALLALAIWDVGVACGERFGGLARWRLLPAPEVERRARRRLERSDLIARLGPILGLMGTLIPLGPGLAALGDGDLKVLGVAMRVAFDATVMGLLGGMAGFVLGRLRRRWYDELLDAMEREREGAR; via the coding sequence ATGCTGGACAGTGCGATCTTCGCCTGGATTCACCAACTGGTCGGCTGGCTGCTGGAGCCGGTGACCGTTGCCATGCTGGCGCTGCTGGCGCTGGCGATCTGGGACGTCGGCGTGGCCTGCGGCGAGCGCTTCGGTGGCCTGGCGCGCTGGCGCCTGCTGCCGGCGCCCGAGGTCGAGCGGCGCGCCCGGCGGCGCCTGGAGCGCTCCGACCTGATCGCCCGGCTGGGGCCGATCCTCGGCCTGATGGGCACCCTGATCCCGCTCGGCCCGGGCCTGGCGGCGCTCGGCGACGGCGACCTCAAGGTGCTCGGCGTGGCCATGCGGGTGGCCTTCGACGCCACCGTCATGGGCCTGCTCGGCGGCATGGCCGGCTTCGTCCTCGGCCGCCTGCGCCGGCGCTGGTACGACGAGCTGCTGGATGCCATGGAGCGCGAACGGGAGGGCGCCCGATGA
- a CDS encoding DUF2149 domain-containing protein, with protein sequence MSRWRSSRFDEVDTDPLGSVANLVDLMLVFACGLLVALAARTDLLAQLKAERQPVAVERGRELPRLPDSLDGAAGQGLESVGQVYRDPQTGKLILIGK encoded by the coding sequence ATGAGCCGCTGGCGATCGAGCCGTTTCGACGAGGTGGACACCGACCCGCTCGGCTCGGTGGCCAATCTGGTCGACCTGATGCTGGTGTTCGCCTGCGGCCTGCTGGTGGCCCTGGCCGCGCGCACCGACCTGCTCGCCCAGCTCAAGGCCGAGCGCCAGCCGGTGGCGGTGGAGCGTGGCCGCGAGCTGCCGCGCCTGCCGGATAGCCTTGACGGAGCCGCCGGCCAGGGGCTGGAGAGCGTCGGCCAGGTCTACCGCGACCCGCAGACCGGCAAGCTGATCCTGATCGGCAAATAG
- a CDS encoding lactonase family protein codes for MLAALPFTGMAAENTYPLWIGSYTAGPSEGIYVHSFDSRSGTISSEPLQVMKTENPSWLAFSPDRKYLFAVNENGPGQRDIIGRVTSFRVDPAKGSLEKINEVKSLGTEPTHLSVSRDGTHLFVSNYSVEADPGGTLVVIPVDADGRLHPVSQVKTHRASQAHPERQQSPHVHSAVESPDGRYVFAQDLGADRIYVYRYDPAAHPEHPLSADKAQPFVELPEGSGPRHLVFGPTGRQAYVTLEMQGTIAVFDHADGKLTLKQSVPLAAEGFQGQNKAAALHVSPDGRFLYATNRGTANELVVLRIDPDDGRLSVVSRHSVQGEEPREFTFDPTGRFILVANQNSNAIIVMERDPDTGKAGRITQTLPFPSPSDLKFATSP; via the coding sequence ATGCTCGCAGCCCTCCCCTTCACCGGCATGGCGGCGGAAAACACCTATCCGCTGTGGATCGGCAGCTATACCGCCGGCCCCAGCGAGGGCATCTACGTGCACAGCTTCGACAGCCGGAGCGGGACCATCTCCAGCGAGCCGCTGCAGGTGATGAAGACGGAAAACCCCAGCTGGCTGGCCTTCTCCCCGGACCGCAAGTATCTGTTCGCGGTCAATGAAAACGGTCCTGGCCAGCGCGACATCATCGGCCGCGTCACTTCTTTCCGCGTCGATCCGGCCAAGGGCAGCCTGGAAAAGATCAACGAGGTGAAGTCGCTCGGCACCGAACCGACGCACCTCAGCGTCAGCCGCGACGGCACGCACCTGTTCGTCTCCAACTACTCGGTGGAAGCCGATCCGGGCGGCACCCTGGTGGTGATCCCGGTGGATGCCGACGGCCGTCTCCACCCGGTCAGCCAGGTCAAGACCCATCGAGCCAGCCAGGCCCACCCCGAGCGCCAACAGTCGCCCCACGTGCATTCGGCGGTCGAGTCGCCGGACGGGCGCTACGTGTTCGCCCAGGACCTCGGTGCCGACAGGATCTACGTCTACCGTTACGACCCCGCGGCCCATCCCGAGCATCCGCTCAGCGCCGACAAGGCGCAGCCCTTCGTCGAGCTGCCCGAGGGCTCGGGGCCCCGTCACCTGGTGTTCGGCCCGACCGGTAGGCAGGCCTACGTGACCCTGGAGATGCAGGGGACGATCGCCGTCTTCGATCATGCCGACGGCAAGCTCACCCTCAAGCAGAGCGTCCCGCTCGCCGCCGAGGGCTTCCAGGGCCAGAACAAGGCCGCCGCCCTGCACGTCTCGCCGGACGGTCGTTTCCTGTATGCGACCAACCGCGGCACCGCCAACGAGCTGGTGGTCTTGCGGATCGATCCGGACGACGGGCGACTCAGCGTGGTTTCGCGCCATTCGGTGCAGGGCGAGGAGCCACGCGAATTCACCTTCGATCCGACCGGCCGCTTCATCCTGGTCGCCAACCAGAACAGCAACGCGATCATCGTCATGGAACGCGACCCGGACACCGGCAAGGCGGGCAGGATCACCCAGACCCTGCCTTTCCCGTCGCCGTCCGACCTGAAGTTCGCCACCAGCCCCTGA